In the Eptesicus fuscus isolate TK198812 chromosome 12, DD_ASM_mEF_20220401, whole genome shotgun sequence genome, one interval contains:
- the AKAIN1 gene encoding A-kinase anchor protein inhibitor 1 isoform X2: protein MVFAPGEKPGNEPEEVRLQNASKQIVQNAILQAVRQVSQESRQREERDGDNRGSFQLGVGQLTKKHEKK, encoded by the coding sequence GTGAGAAACCTGGAAACGAGCCTGAAGAGGTGAGGCTGCAGAATGCCAGCAAACAGATTGTACAGAATGCCATCCTGCAGGCCGTGCGACAAGTCTCCCAGGAGAGTcggcagagggaagagagggacgGTGACAACCGGGGCAGCTTCCAGCTGGGCGTGGGGCAGTTAACCAAGAAGCATGAAAAGAAGTAA